A region from the Oceanidesulfovibrio marinus genome encodes:
- a CDS encoding sulfotransferase family protein — protein MKKPNLFLVGEQKAGTTTLHQMLSAHPDVFMTPLKEPGFFCTDLHSESDSHHKKRKFYSYRSWEEYIKLYSNWRSEQYGGESSSLYFFSKEAIRNIHSCNPESKIIILLRDPLTYIPSLHAQYLKEQNEDISDLNAALNAEPKRRQGLLIPTRVPAPSLLYYSKRVQYGRHLERVYKYFDKKNVYVEFFDNLISNNSSSFAKILHFLNVSQHVTIRNIQANPRKKRRFNILYTLINNPQLKWIILRSSPLDLQLKIKRLLDAIFLGPGKRPSLTEDLRCRLIEMSRAEVLHLEQVLGRPTPWKWVHED, from the coding sequence GTGAAGAAGCCCAATCTGTTTTTGGTCGGAGAGCAGAAGGCCGGGACCACGACGCTCCATCAAATGCTGTCTGCACATCCCGACGTCTTCATGACTCCTCTAAAAGAGCCAGGCTTTTTCTGCACGGACCTTCATAGCGAATCTGATTCACATCACAAGAAACGTAAATTTTACAGCTACCGCAGTTGGGAAGAGTACATCAAACTCTATTCAAATTGGAGATCAGAACAATACGGGGGAGAATCATCGAGCCTCTACTTTTTTTCGAAAGAAGCCATACGTAATATTCACTCTTGCAACCCGGAATCCAAAATCATTATCCTCTTAAGGGATCCACTCACATACATCCCGTCACTCCATGCACAGTACCTGAAAGAGCAAAATGAAGATATCAGCGACCTAAACGCCGCCTTGAACGCTGAGCCCAAACGTCGACAAGGTTTGCTCATCCCTACCAGAGTTCCGGCACCCTCTTTGCTCTATTATTCAAAAAGAGTACAATACGGCAGGCATCTGGAGAGAGTGTATAAATACTTTGACAAAAAGAATGTATATGTTGAATTTTTTGATAATTTAATTTCCAATAACTCATCTTCATTCGCAAAAATTTTGCATTTTTTGAACGTAAGCCAGCACGTCACGATCCGTAATATTCAAGCCAATCCGAGAAAAAAACGACGTTTCAACATATTGTATACGCTAATCAACAATCCACAACTCAAATGGATCATTTTGCGTTCATCCCCGCTAGATTTACAACTAAAAATAAAACGCCTGTTAGATGCCATATTTCTGGGCCCAGGAAAACGTCCCTCCCTCACGGAGGATCTCCGCTGCCGTTTGATCGAAATGAGCAGGGCAGAAGTATTGCACCTGGAGCAGGTGCTCGGTCGTCCTACGCCATGGAAGTGGGTGCATGAAGATTGA
- a CDS encoding lysylphosphatidylglycerol synthase transmembrane domain-containing protein, which produces MKIDKSNLRSTGKIFLMLSLLIWAAIWAWLNKDRLALAFQFNFGSFLFLVLLAITSFICIGYTNQIFFTYLGTPLQFKQWAALSFASSLTNLIFPLRAGAYFRARYLKKKFTLPYSMFLSTQAVFITMNILVNCLIGIASYAWLHHIEYNAPRSLVIAFAAVFVFCLGLLLFVPPAQNKHNNTGKIYTFILQIHDGWHQLRSSRSLMLKIILLTLILSSISITRLYIAFISVGHPMIPAGCALAASLAGIGTILSLTPSGLGIKEAVIVFIGVSLKIPAEIVVLAAVMDRAVGILVLVTLGSAGGLYIMHESTTSMHSTDGNSPS; this is translated from the coding sequence ATGAAGATTGACAAAAGCAATTTACGCTCGACCGGAAAGATTTTTCTCATGCTGTCCTTACTGATATGGGCAGCTATCTGGGCATGGCTCAACAAAGATAGATTGGCACTGGCCTTCCAATTTAACTTTGGCAGTTTTTTATTTCTAGTGCTGCTGGCAATTACTTCGTTTATTTGTATTGGGTATACAAACCAAATATTCTTTACATACCTCGGTACACCATTGCAATTCAAGCAATGGGCCGCTCTCTCTTTTGCAAGCTCATTGACTAACTTGATATTTCCGCTACGTGCCGGTGCATATTTTCGCGCTCGATATCTCAAAAAAAAATTCACATTACCTTACTCAATGTTCCTGAGTACCCAGGCAGTATTCATCACAATGAATATTCTGGTAAACTGTCTAATTGGCATCGCTTCGTACGCATGGCTGCATCATATAGAATACAACGCCCCTCGCTCTCTGGTGATAGCCTTTGCAGCTGTATTCGTGTTTTGCCTTGGCCTTTTGTTATTTGTTCCACCAGCTCAAAATAAACACAATAATACTGGAAAAATATATACGTTTATCTTGCAAATTCATGACGGCTGGCATCAACTGCGTTCGAGCCGCAGCCTGATGCTCAAGATCATTCTTCTGACTCTGATTTTGAGCTCCATTTCGATCACCCGCCTCTATATTGCATTTATTAGTGTAGGCCATCCCATGATACCGGCCGGTTGCGCTTTGGCCGCCTCACTTGCCGGAATCGGAACAATTCTATCACTTACACCGTCCGGTCTGGGCATCAAGGAAGCCGTCATAGTCTTCATTGGCGTCAGCCTGAAGATCCCGGCAGAGATCGTTGTCCTGGCTGCCGTCATGGATCGGGCTGTTGGAATACTTGTCCTGGTGACGCTTGGATCTGCAGGCGGATTATACATCATGCACGAATCAACCACCTCAATGCATTCAACAGATGGCAATAGTCCCTCGTGA
- a CDS encoding glycosyltransferase family 4 protein, whose amino-acid sequence MRRILVITSTYPRWGGDVTPDFVHELCKHVSRHNDITVVAPYTPGSKTRAIMDGIPVYRFKYWLNTDKILTNGQAILPNLRKKTWYWIQVPALILSEIIYAAYLLRKFKPQIIHAHWIVPQGLCAFFARLISMHPCSVICTVHGTDIWGLGRLNPLKKYIWNHIDGLTMVSNSLVQEVKRIGIAPKIRTAVIPMGIDTEQFNPKRRDPILRQQHRISGPFLLFVGRLSKPKGVTDLIQAMPEIIHAFPDAKLLIIGSGEEYDALVNSRNNLNLTSDQVSFLGSLPKHALPPYYATADIFIGPSVRTPHGDQEGFGLTFIEAMASGTHVVATDLPNFDDYIEDGATGYRIRQQDPQSISQKVINILSDPQPTIPKNARKFVVERFDWKAIGEAYNAFLWDENTPHDCVDEATNRTD is encoded by the coding sequence ATGAGACGTATACTTGTGATTACTTCCACATATCCTCGTTGGGGGGGGGATGTGACTCCTGATTTTGTCCACGAGTTATGCAAACATGTCTCACGACATAATGATATTACAGTCGTTGCACCATATACTCCAGGCTCAAAAACACGCGCGATCATGGACGGCATTCCAGTCTATCGCTTCAAGTATTGGCTCAATACAGATAAAATATTAACAAATGGCCAGGCAATTCTTCCAAATCTCCGAAAAAAAACATGGTACTGGATTCAAGTTCCAGCGTTAATACTATCCGAGATAATTTACGCAGCATACCTGCTACGTAAATTTAAGCCACAGATTATTCATGCACACTGGATTGTGCCACAAGGACTCTGCGCCTTTTTCGCTCGCCTGATCTCCATGCATCCATGCTCGGTCATATGCACAGTGCATGGCACAGATATCTGGGGATTGGGCCGGCTCAATCCTCTGAAAAAGTACATTTGGAACCATATCGACGGCCTCACGATGGTGAGCAACTCGCTTGTCCAGGAAGTAAAACGCATTGGAATCGCCCCAAAAATTCGTACGGCGGTCATTCCCATGGGAATAGATACAGAGCAGTTCAATCCCAAGCGCCGCGATCCGATTCTTCGGCAACAGCACCGTATATCTGGCCCGTTTCTTCTCTTTGTCGGACGTCTCAGCAAGCCGAAGGGAGTCACCGATCTCATTCAGGCCATGCCCGAGATCATACATGCATTTCCAGATGCCAAGCTGCTCATCATCGGTTCCGGGGAAGAGTATGACGCTCTCGTCAATAGCCGTAATAATCTCAATCTCACCAGTGATCAGGTCTCCTTCCTCGGCTCACTGCCGAAACATGCCCTCCCTCCCTATTATGCTACGGCTGATATATTCATTGGACCTTCCGTGAGAACACCACACGGTGATCAGGAAGGATTCGGTCTTACATTCATTGAGGCAATGGCGAGCGGGACCCATGTTGTCGCTACGGATCTGCCCAATTTCGACGACTATATTGAAGACGGCGCGACCGGCTACAGGATCAGGCAGCAGGACCCGCAGTCCATCTCGCAGAAGGTCATCAACATTTTGAGTGATCCCCAGCCAACCATACCAAAGAACGCGAGAAAATTTGTGGTGGAGCGTTTTGATTGGAAGGCCATAGGTGAGGCTTACAACGCTTTTCTGTGGGACGAGAATACGCCCCACGATTGTGTTGATGAGGCCACCAATCGCACAGACTGA
- a CDS encoding IS3 family transposase (programmed frameshift): MSRHSANEYPTVEVVHSVQRRRWALTEKLRIVEESSQPGMSVSYVARKHGIAPNLLFRWRKLMSEGGRKAIEANDTVVSAAEARAMKKRIRDLERLLGKKTMEVEILKEAIEIARGKKTDLAHAIALRGRYPMTRVADAMGVSRSRLVERVGAQPKVRPPRYSKAEDEALLPLIRDIIDDRLTYGYRRVCAVLNRRLVELGQPRVNHKRVYRIMRLHGLLLTRHSGKRPTRAHDGKVITLRSNLRWSSDVFEVSCANGEAVRVAFAIDCCDREVIGHMASSRGISSSMIQDLMLECVEKRFGTNRTPRPVQWLSDNGSCYTAKDTVEFASWLGLESRFTPVRSPESNGIAEAFVNTFKRDYVRISDRPDAVTVFGQLADWIEDYNERHPHKGLRMKSPREFIRSMATAECPI; the protein is encoded by the exons ATGTCTAGACATAGTGCTAACGAGTATCCGACGGTAGAGGTGGTGCACAGTGTCCAGCGCCGGCGCTGGGCACTGACCGAGAAGTTGCGGATCGTCGAGGAGTCGTCGCAGCCAGGCATGAGCGTCTCCTACGTGGCCCGCAAGCACGGCATCGCCCCCAATCTCCTTTTCCGCTGGAGGAAGCTCATGAGCGAGGGCGGCAGGAAAGCCATCGAGGCCAACGACACGGTTGTTTCGGCAGCCGAAGCGCGGGCCATGAAGAAGCGCATCCGCGATCTCGAGCGCCTTCTGGGCAAGAAGACGATGGAAGTGGAGATCCTCAAGGAGGCCATCGAGATTGCGCGCG GAAAAAAAACTGATCTCGCGCACGCCATTGCCCTTCGAGGACGATACCCCATGACGCGCGTTGCAGACGCCATGGGCGTTTCCCGGTCCAGGCTTGTGGAGCGCGTCGGCGCCCAGCCAAAGGTGAGGCCGCCTCGCTATTCCAAGGCAGAAGATGAAGCGCTGCTGCCGCTCATTCGCGACATCATCGACGATCGTCTCACGTACGGCTACAGGCGGGTTTGCGCCGTGCTCAATCGACGCCTGGTTGAGTTGGGCCAGCCTCGCGTGAATCACAAACGCGTTTACCGCATCATGCGCCTTCATGGACTTCTGCTGACGCGGCATTCCGGCAAGCGGCCGACGCGCGCCCATGACGGCAAGGTAATTACGCTGCGCAGCAACCTGCGCTGGAGTTCCGACGTCTTCGAAGTGTCCTGCGCCAATGGCGAGGCGGTCAGGGTGGCGTTCGCCATTGATTGCTGCGACAGGGAAGTCATCGGCCATATGGCGTCGAGCCGGGGCATTTCCAGCTCGATGATCCAGGACCTGATGCTGGAGTGCGTCGAGAAGCGGTTCGGGACAAATCGAACTCCCCGCCCGGTGCAATGGCTTTCGGACAACGGCTCATGCTACACGGCGAAAGACACGGTGGAGTTCGCCTCGTGGCTGGGCCTGGAGAGCCGGTTCACGCCCGTCAGGAGCCCGGAGAGCAACGGCATTGCCGAAGCGTTCGTGAACACGTTCAAGCGTGATTACGTGCGCATAAGCGACAGGCCGGATGCCGTGACGGTGTTCGGACAGCTGGCGGACTGGATCGAAGATTACAACGAGAGGCATCCCCACAAGGGGTTGCGGATGAAATCTCCTCGCGAGTTCATCCGCTCTATGGCAACAGCCGAGTGTCCGATTTAG
- a CDS encoding transposase codes for MTRPDANERYTVEVVTEVRRRRWSTQEKMRIVEESFHPGLSVSYVARGVAPVSTGHLGIPKR; via the coding sequence ATGACCAGACCTGATGCTAACGAGAGGTACACGGTAGAGGTTGTCACGGAGGTCCGGCGCCGGCGCTGGAGCACCCAGGAGAAGATGCGCATCGTCGAGGAGTCTTTTCATCCCGGGCTGTCGGTCTCCTATGTGGCCCGTGGAGTAGCCCCCGTTTCGACCGGACACCTCGGCATACCGAAGAGGTAG
- a CDS encoding tetratricopeptide repeat protein codes for MIYSSSSHTPAQRLILISLALVLLAIAAHGGCIFNDFIGYDDGLYVTDNVQVRGGLSAPGVAWAFSTSKGGNWNPVTWLSHMAVVELAGLAPLPHHLANLALHCGNAILLFLALAGLTGATWRSAMAAAIFAVHPIHVESVAWVAERKDVLSMTFALAAIIAHTCSITKPDHSRRNRIWALIFLALGLMAKPMLVTLPVLLLLFDYWPFRRTTAVKSLSGSWKGNAHLLYEKLPMFVVVGVFCVIALSSQSKALAPLDEWSVWQRVGNVLTSYVAYLGKLVWPHPLTPLYPLRKSIALWKVVSSGLILLLATWLIYRARRVAPYLLMGWLWYLAAMLPVVGIVQIGVQYMADRYAYLPFIGLYIAAVWGVHQLLFRSCASIWCQVLAGVLCLSILSACVFLSRLQTTLWHDTETLFAYTVEKTRNNYTAHRILGKYYLEHGDTHQALLHYQKQLDIRPNDPESYWYVASAYLARDDFQLAAQVLRDGLSKHEDSALLHKYLAFSLYKLGIIDEALQEFEAAHALALDDRETINNIQQLKKILSNSTNGTGRDGNSTDQNGGP; via the coding sequence ATGATCTACTCTTCCAGTTCACACACTCCCGCACAACGCCTGATCCTTATAAGCCTTGCTTTGGTGTTGCTCGCAATTGCTGCACATGGAGGGTGTATCTTTAATGATTTCATTGGTTACGATGACGGGCTCTACGTAACCGACAATGTCCAGGTACGCGGCGGCTTGTCTGCTCCCGGTGTTGCCTGGGCTTTCTCCACATCCAAAGGCGGCAACTGGAACCCTGTCACGTGGCTATCGCACATGGCCGTTGTGGAGCTGGCTGGCCTTGCTCCCCTGCCCCATCACCTCGCAAACCTGGCGCTGCACTGCGGCAACGCGATTCTGCTCTTTCTCGCCCTTGCCGGGCTAACCGGCGCCACCTGGCGTAGCGCCATGGCTGCCGCAATCTTCGCGGTGCATCCCATCCATGTTGAGTCCGTGGCCTGGGTCGCCGAGCGCAAGGATGTCCTGAGCATGACCTTTGCCCTCGCGGCCATTATCGCGCATACGTGCTCGATCACGAAGCCGGATCATTCAAGGCGCAATCGCATTTGGGCGTTGATCTTCCTGGCGCTGGGGCTGATGGCCAAGCCCATGCTCGTCACCCTCCCCGTCCTCCTGCTGCTCTTTGACTACTGGCCGTTCAGACGCACGACCGCCGTGAAGAGTCTATCAGGCTCCTGGAAAGGGAATGCGCATCTACTCTATGAGAAACTGCCAATGTTCGTTGTCGTCGGCGTCTTCTGTGTCATCGCGCTTTCTTCACAGAGCAAGGCGCTTGCTCCACTTGATGAATGGAGCGTCTGGCAACGCGTCGGAAATGTCCTGACCTCATATGTCGCGTACCTTGGGAAGCTTGTCTGGCCACATCCACTCACCCCGCTCTATCCGCTCCGGAAATCGATCGCTCTTTGGAAGGTCGTATCGTCCGGGCTGATTCTCTTGCTGGCGACCTGGCTCATTTATCGCGCCCGTCGCGTTGCTCCATACCTTCTTATGGGATGGCTCTGGTACCTTGCCGCCATGCTTCCAGTGGTCGGCATCGTCCAGATAGGCGTGCAATACATGGCGGATCGTTATGCCTACCTGCCGTTCATCGGTCTCTACATCGCTGCCGTATGGGGCGTACACCAGCTGCTGTTCAGAAGCTGCGCATCCATATGGTGTCAGGTACTGGCAGGCGTGCTCTGCCTCTCCATTCTCTCTGCATGCGTCTTCCTAAGCAGATTGCAGACCACATTGTGGCACGACACGGAAACATTATTTGCATACACGGTTGAGAAGACTCGAAACAATTACACCGCACATAGAATTCTCGGGAAGTATTATTTGGAGCACGGGGACACGCACCAAGCGCTTCTCCACTATCAGAAACAGCTCGACATCAGGCCAAACGATCCGGAAAGCTACTGGTACGTCGCTTCTGCCTACCTGGCCAGGGACGACTTCCAGCTCGCTGCCCAGGTTTTGCGCGATGGGCTGTCAAAGCATGAGGATTCTGCCCTGCTCCACAAGTATCTGGCGTTCTCACTCTACAAGTTGGGAATAATCGACGAGGCCCTCCAAGAGTTTGAGGCGGCGCATGCTCTTGCCCTTGATGACCGTGAAACAATCAATAATATCCAGCAGCTCAAGAAAATATTATCAAACTCTACCAATGGAACAGGCCGAGACGGTAATTCAACCGATCAAAATGGAGGCCCATGA
- a CDS encoding ArnT family glycosyltransferase, with amino-acid sequence MNISRIRTSLLLCAAFIVCMAPFLGKAAHIDDPLFLWSAEHILQNPLDFYGFCVNWYGWDMPMWEVMKNPPLTSYYLAALFALGGRSLLWLHAGMLLPSALAVLGTYRLAGRLCCNAWLATLLTIFSAPFFLASGSFMAEPLLMALWVWAVYLWVRGEQEDHAILLALGAVIAGLAILAKYNALALLPLLLAFSLVHSRRVRMRTCWLLVPVLMALLYEWSTAAIYGHGLLSSAMGYSLLHGSMASRGIASLPRSILTGLAFLGGGLLGCNLLAPAAWGRRWIWLILLAASVLLVSIAVGGYCGVDYATIGNLRWFIAIQAGILIAGGVSLLGAPLYESIRTPDAETLLLSLWIWGQFIFAACINWTINSRSILPLIPAAAILVVRMLERRMPTNGRGVTRQWSPAWIIPVLVAGGLTIALAWCDMRWANAGRDFAENLDQYLETKAPDFSGSVFFAGHWGFQYAMQDQGFKPLDHHCSTVRQGDILILPLGMLQKPIPLQYFGKKGVIDYPGCSWLALQHTDRLSGFYSSVFGPLPFVLAPTGPHRFRIHQARNTLNFSPCTPCEAGPIHPHRESPRQ; translated from the coding sequence ATGAATATCTCGAGGATCCGGACATCACTGCTGCTTTGCGCAGCGTTCATTGTCTGCATGGCGCCTTTTCTCGGGAAGGCTGCTCACATTGACGATCCGCTCTTTCTCTGGAGCGCTGAACACATTCTGCAGAATCCACTGGATTTCTACGGGTTCTGCGTGAACTGGTATGGCTGGGATATGCCCATGTGGGAGGTGATGAAGAATCCTCCTCTGACATCGTATTACCTGGCTGCGCTCTTTGCACTCGGAGGCCGATCCCTGCTCTGGCTACACGCCGGCATGCTGCTGCCTTCGGCCCTGGCCGTGTTGGGAACCTATAGGCTTGCGGGCCGGCTGTGCTGCAACGCATGGCTGGCAACACTCCTGACCATATTCTCAGCGCCATTTTTCCTGGCGTCCGGCAGCTTCATGGCGGAACCGTTGCTCATGGCTCTATGGGTATGGGCCGTGTATCTCTGGGTGCGGGGGGAACAGGAGGACCACGCGATCCTCCTGGCGCTTGGAGCCGTTATCGCCGGTCTTGCCATACTTGCCAAGTACAACGCCCTGGCGCTTCTCCCCTTGCTGCTGGCCTTTTCCCTCGTCCACTCGCGGCGGGTCCGTATGCGCACGTGCTGGCTTCTGGTTCCGGTGCTCATGGCGCTGCTGTACGAATGGTCGACAGCGGCCATCTACGGTCATGGCTTGTTATCCAGCGCCATGGGGTACTCGCTGCTTCACGGAAGCATGGCGTCCAGGGGGATTGCATCTCTGCCGCGCTCCATCCTCACCGGTCTGGCGTTCCTAGGAGGAGGCCTCCTCGGCTGCAACCTGCTCGCACCGGCGGCGTGGGGACGCCGCTGGATTTGGCTCATACTCCTGGCAGCATCGGTTCTGCTCGTATCTATTGCTGTCGGCGGATATTGCGGTGTGGATTACGCCACCATTGGCAACCTGCGCTGGTTCATCGCGATCCAGGCCGGCATCCTTATCGCCGGCGGGGTATCCCTTCTGGGCGCGCCACTCTACGAAAGCATCCGCACGCCTGACGCCGAAACATTACTGCTCAGCCTGTGGATCTGGGGACAGTTCATCTTCGCCGCGTGCATCAACTGGACGATCAACAGCCGCTCCATCCTGCCTCTCATTCCTGCCGCAGCCATACTGGTTGTCCGGATGCTGGAGCGCCGTATGCCTACCAATGGCCGAGGCGTCACCCGGCAATGGTCGCCTGCCTGGATTATCCCTGTGCTTGTGGCTGGTGGATTGACCATCGCTCTAGCCTGGTGCGACATGCGCTGGGCCAACGCGGGGCGCGACTTTGCCGAAAACCTAGACCAATATCTGGAAACGAAAGCTCCTGATTTTTCAGGTTCAGTATTCTTCGCTGGGCATTGGGGGTTCCAGTACGCGATGCAGGACCAGGGGTTCAAGCCGCTGGACCATCATTGCTCCACTGTCCGTCAGGGCGATATCCTCATTCTGCCGCTGGGCATGCTACAAAAACCCATCCCACTCCAATACTTTGGGAAAAAGGGAGTGATCGATTACCCGGGTTGCAGCTGGCTCGCACTCCAACATACAGATAGATTGTCCGGATTCTACTCCAGCGTCTTCGGGCCCCTGCCTTTTGTCCTGGCGCCCACGGGGCCGCATCGCTTCCGGATACACCAGGCGCGGAATACTCTGAACTTCTCGCCGTGCACTCCGTGTGAAGCCGGGCCGATACATCCGCATCGGGAATCTCCCCGGCAATGA
- the rdgC gene encoding recombination-associated protein RdgC, translating to MPIVSASVSLTRYRIVEDVPNSIWPEIVTLLKRFSFKEIEQTSDERSYGWVSLENFLDAGFRTAPPEKGEYLAFALRLDTRRVSPAVIKKHTLLAMEEAEKQAKEEGRKYLSRERKKEIKEQVRIKLMARAMPIPAVFDVVWNTSTRVVYLASTNNKVRELFNNHFTDTFELHLEPMTPYFQALNALGEDAQPAIDAVESTSFM from the coding sequence ATGCCTATCGTATCTGCCAGCGTCAGCCTGACGCGCTACAGAATCGTCGAGGACGTGCCGAACTCCATCTGGCCGGAGATCGTCACCCTGCTCAAGCGGTTTTCCTTCAAGGAGATCGAACAGACGTCGGACGAGCGCTCCTACGGCTGGGTGAGCCTTGAGAACTTCCTGGACGCCGGATTTCGCACGGCGCCGCCGGAAAAGGGCGAGTACCTCGCCTTTGCCCTGCGCCTGGACACCCGCCGCGTCTCGCCTGCCGTGATCAAGAAACACACGCTGCTGGCCATGGAAGAGGCCGAGAAGCAGGCCAAGGAAGAGGGCCGCAAGTACCTGAGCCGGGAGCGCAAGAAGGAGATCAAGGAGCAGGTCCGGATCAAGCTCATGGCGCGCGCCATGCCGATTCCCGCGGTCTTTGACGTGGTCTGGAACACGAGCACGCGCGTCGTCTATCTCGCGTCCACCAACAACAAGGTCCGCGAGCTCTTCAACAACCACTTCACCGACACTTTCGAGCTCCACCTCGAACCGATGACGCCCTACTTCCAGGCGCTCAACGCCCTGGGCGAGGATGCGCAACCGGCCATCGATGCAGTGGAATCGACTTCGTTCATGTAG
- a CDS encoding flavodoxin family protein, whose amino-acid sequence MNIVSILGSPRPKGNSAAMERRLLDAAEARGHEVQRFELGKLQYTGCIACFGCKKKADHCIVKDDLAPVLAAVRECDVLVVATPVYFGEVSAQFKGFIDRCFSFLVPDYAQTTEKSRLAPGKQMVWLIAQGHPKTDLFADIYPRYEYFFDRYINFDRCHLVRACGVYNAGDVDTRDDVREQIDTLAEKLFG is encoded by the coding sequence ATGAATATCGTGAGCATTCTGGGCAGCCCGCGGCCCAAAGGCAACAGCGCGGCCATGGAACGCCGGCTGCTCGATGCGGCCGAGGCCCGCGGTCACGAGGTGCAACGATTCGAGCTGGGAAAACTCCAGTATACCGGCTGCATCGCCTGCTTCGGCTGCAAGAAAAAGGCGGACCACTGCATCGTCAAGGACGATCTGGCCCCGGTCCTGGCCGCAGTGCGCGAGTGCGACGTGCTTGTCGTGGCCACGCCGGTCTACTTCGGCGAGGTCTCAGCCCAGTTCAAGGGCTTTATCGACCGCTGCTTTTCCTTCCTGGTGCCGGACTACGCCCAAACCACGGAAAAAAGCCGGCTGGCGCCGGGCAAGCAGATGGTCTGGCTCATCGCCCAGGGCCACCCAAAAACCGACCTCTTCGCGGACATCTACCCGCGCTACGAGTACTTCTTCGACCGCTATATCAACTTCGATCGCTGCCACCTGGTCCGCGCCTGCGGCGTGTACAACGCCGGCGACGTGGACACCCGCGACGACGTGCGCGAGCAGATCGATACGTTGGCTGAGAAGCTGTTTGGGTGA